In the Candidatus Rhodoblastus alkanivorans genome, one interval contains:
- the petA gene encoding ubiquinol-cytochrome c reductase iron-sulfur subunit, with product MTNASTLADSDVHAPTRRDFLYIATGAFAAVGTAAAVWPLISQMSPDAQTIAAGAPFDVDIGSIAPGQQISVLWRGHPVFIVNRPPAALATLKDPKLAAHLRDPDSAVAQQPPYARNWHRSIEPQWFAVVGVCTHLGCIPLYEPNKGQQGPDWPGGYFCPCHGSKYDLAGRVYTNVPAPYNLPVPPYRLVDAKTLRIGENPPGQNFSFDSIVQL from the coding sequence ATGACCAACGCCTCAACTCTCGCCGACAGCGACGTCCACGCCCCGACCCGGCGCGATTTCCTTTATATCGCCACCGGCGCCTTCGCCGCCGTCGGGACCGCCGCCGCCGTGTGGCCGCTCATTTCGCAAATGTCGCCGGACGCGCAGACGATCGCCGCCGGCGCCCCATTCGACGTCGATATCGGCTCCATCGCGCCGGGCCAGCAGATCTCGGTTTTGTGGCGTGGGCATCCGGTCTTCATCGTCAACCGGCCGCCCGCGGCGCTGGCGACCCTCAAGGACCCGAAGCTCGCCGCGCATTTGCGCGATCCGGATTCGGCGGTCGCGCAACAGCCGCCCTACGCCCGCAACTGGCACCGTTCGATCGAGCCGCAATGGTTCGCGGTCGTCGGCGTCTGCACCCATCTCGGCTGCATTCCGCTCTACGAGCCCAACAAGGGGCAGCAGGGCCCGGATTGGCCAGGCGGCTATTTCTGCCCGTGCCACGGCTCGAAATACGACCTCGCCGGCCGCGTCTACACCAATGTGCCGGCGCCCTATAATCTTCCGGTGCCGCCCTATCGCCTGGTCGACGCCAAGACCCTGCGCATCGGCGAAAATCCGCCGGGCCAGAATTTCTCGTTCGATTCGATCGTCCAGCTGTAA
- a CDS encoding ATP12 family chaperone protein, whose translation MRDDLSALFVESGERDPLKAAQRDMKRPLPKKFYTEVGVEARGEGFGVALDGKPVHTPARAPLVAPTRALAEALAAEWRRQGDHIDPADMPMTRMVNTALDGVSREMQATAAAIATFAGSDLVCYRAGEPESLVTAQNAAWEPVLDHFRDAHGSRFLCVEGVIFVDQPAESRAAVEGLVAREAQKPDGALRLAALHVMTTISGSVLIALALIEGALGFDAAWDAAHVDEDHELRLWGDDEEASARRAARRKEMRAAYELYAALG comes from the coding sequence ATGCGTGACGACCTGAGCGCCTTATTCGTCGAATCCGGCGAACGCGATCCCCTGAAGGCGGCGCAGCGGGACATGAAACGCCCGCTGCCGAAGAAATTCTATACGGAAGTCGGCGTCGAGGCGCGGGGCGAGGGGTTCGGCGTGGCCCTCGACGGCAAGCCGGTCCATACCCCGGCGCGGGCGCCTTTGGTCGCGCCGACGCGCGCGCTGGCCGAGGCGCTGGCGGCGGAATGGCGCCGTCAGGGCGACCATATCGACCCCGCCGACATGCCGATGACGCGCATGGTCAACACCGCGCTCGACGGGGTGAGCCGCGAAATGCAAGCGACGGCGGCTGCGATTGCGACCTTTGCGGGCTCGGACCTCGTCTGCTATCGCGCCGGAGAGCCGGAGAGCCTGGTCACGGCCCAGAACGCGGCGTGGGAGCCGGTGCTCGATCATTTTCGTGACGCGCACGGCTCCCGCTTCCTTTGCGTCGAGGGCGTGATTTTCGTGGACCAGCCGGCGGAATCGCGCGCGGCGGTCGAGGGCCTGGTGGCGCGCGAGGCGCAAAAGCCGGACGGCGCGCTGCGGTTGGCCGCGCTCCACGTCATGACGACTATCTCCGGCTCGGTCCTGATCGCGCTCGCCTTGATCGAAGGCGCGCTGGGTTTCGACGCCGCATGGGACGCCGCCCATGTGGACGAAGACCACGAATTGCGCCTCTGGGGCGATGACGAAGAGGCTTCAGCCCGCCGCGCCGCCCGGCGCAAGGAAATGCGCGCGGCTTATGAGCTTTACGCGGCGTTGGGGTGA
- a CDS encoding HAD-IA family hydrolase — protein sequence MKLIIFDIDGTLVDSQNCIVEAQRRAFAALGLPAPPTREKALSVVGLSLVEAFDALTEGRGPSKELADAYKAAWMQLRGESRIEDRCPVYPGVEEFLRQMSRRDDCRLGVATGKSRAGVDRLFDAYGWRDMFATVQTADDAPSKPAPDMFNRALAETSMTARDACMVGDTVFDMRMARSAGAHAIGVGWGYHPHEKLTKAGAVTIADNLDALRVQLDEFMQCVTT from the coding sequence GTGAAGCTCATCATTTTTGACATCGACGGCACGTTGGTCGATAGCCAGAACTGCATCGTCGAGGCGCAGCGGCGGGCTTTCGCCGCGCTCGGCCTTCCGGCCCCGCCGACTCGCGAGAAGGCGCTGTCGGTGGTCGGCCTGTCGCTGGTCGAGGCCTTCGACGCCCTGACCGAAGGGCGCGGCCCGAGCAAGGAGCTGGCCGACGCCTATAAGGCGGCCTGGATGCAATTGCGCGGAGAATCGCGGATCGAGGACCGCTGCCCGGTCTATCCGGGGGTGGAGGAATTCCTGAGGCAAATGTCGCGGCGCGACGATTGCAGACTGGGCGTCGCCACCGGAAAGTCGCGCGCCGGCGTGGACCGGCTGTTTGACGCCTATGGCTGGCGGGATATGTTCGCCACGGTGCAGACGGCCGACGACGCGCCTTCGAAACCCGCTCCCGACATGTTCAACCGGGCGCTGGCCGAGACCAGTATGACTGCGCGCGACGCCTGCATGGTCGGCGACACCGTGTTCGACATGCGCATGGCGCGCTCCGCCGGCGCCCACGCCATCGGCGTCGGCTGGGGCTATCATCCTCATGAAAAGCTGACAAAAGCCGGCGCCGTGACCATCGCCGACAATCTGGACGCCTTGCGCGTCCAACTCGACGAGTTCATGCAATGCGTGACGACCTGA
- a CDS encoding acyl-CoA carboxylase subunit beta codes for MKHILEALDERREGARLGGGQKRIDAQHKRGKLTARERIELLLDSDSFEEFDMFVQHRCVDFGMDKGEKIPGDGVVTGWGTINGRVVYVFAKDFTVLGGSLSETHAQKIIKIQDMALRNRAPIIGLFDAGGARIQEGVAALGGYGEVFQRNVLASGVIPQISVIMGPCAGGDVYSPAMTDFIFMVKDTSYMFVTGPDVVKTVTNETVTAEELGGASVHTTKSSIADKGYDNDVQALLQMRRLIDFLPSSNTDELPEWPSFDDSDRMDLSLDTLIPDNPNKPYDIKELIVKVVDEGDFFEIQEAHARNIVVGFARIDGRTVGVVGNQPLVLAGVLDSDASRKAARFVRFCDAFNIPIVTFVDVPGFLPGTAQEYGGLIKHGAKLLFAYAEATVPKITVITRKAFGGAYDVMASKHLRGDVNYAWPTAQIAVMGAKGAVEIIFRQDMGDPDKIAERTKEYEDRFLSPFVAAERGYIDEVIQPHGTRRRLSRALAMLRHKELENPWKKHDNIPL; via the coding sequence ATGAAACATATCCTCGAAGCCCTCGACGAGCGCCGCGAGGGCGCGCGGCTCGGCGGCGGTCAAAAGCGCATCGACGCCCAGCATAAGCGCGGCAAGCTCACGGCCCGCGAGCGTATCGAACTGCTGCTCGATTCGGATTCCTTCGAGGAATTCGACATGTTCGTGCAGCATCGCTGCGTCGATTTCGGCATGGACAAGGGCGAAAAGATCCCCGGCGACGGCGTCGTCACCGGCTGGGGCACGATCAACGGCCGCGTCGTCTATGTCTTCGCCAAGGATTTCACCGTGCTCGGCGGCTCTTTGTCGGAAACGCACGCGCAAAAGATCATCAAGATCCAGGACATGGCGTTGCGCAACCGCGCCCCGATCATCGGCCTGTTCGACGCCGGCGGCGCCCGCATCCAGGAAGGCGTGGCCGCGCTCGGCGGCTATGGCGAGGTGTTCCAGCGCAACGTGCTGGCCTCGGGCGTGATCCCGCAGATTTCCGTCATCATGGGGCCCTGCGCCGGCGGCGACGTCTATTCGCCCGCCATGACCGACTTCATCTTCATGGTCAAGGACACGAGCTATATGTTCGTCACCGGACCGGACGTGGTGAAGACCGTCACCAATGAGACCGTGACCGCGGAGGAGCTCGGCGGCGCCTCGGTCCACACGACCAAAAGCTCGATCGCCGACAAGGGCTATGACAACGACGTGCAGGCGCTGCTCCAGATGCGCCGGCTGATCGACTTCCTGCCGTCCTCGAACACCGACGAACTCCCGGAATGGCCGAGCTTCGACGATTCCGACCGCATGGACCTGTCGCTCGACACTCTGATCCCGGACAATCCCAACAAGCCCTATGACATCAAGGAATTGATCGTCAAAGTGGTGGACGAGGGCGATTTCTTCGAGATTCAGGAAGCCCACGCCAGGAATATCGTCGTCGGCTTCGCCCGCATCGACGGTCGGACCGTCGGCGTCGTCGGCAACCAGCCACTGGTTCTCGCGGGCGTGCTGGATTCCGACGCCTCGCGCAAGGCCGCGCGTTTCGTGCGCTTCTGCGACGCCTTCAACATTCCGATCGTCACCTTCGTGGACGTGCCCGGCTTCCTGCCCGGCACGGCGCAGGAATATGGCGGCCTGATCAAGCACGGCGCCAAGCTCTTGTTCGCCTATGCCGAGGCCACCGTGCCGAAAATCACCGTCATCACCCGCAAGGCTTTCGGCGGCGCCTATGACGTCATGGCGTCGAAACATCTGCGCGGCGACGTCAATTACGCCTGGCCGACCGCCCAGATCGCGGTCATGGGCGCGAAAGGCGCGGTGGAGATCATCTTCCGTCAGGACATGGGCGATCCGGACAAGATCGCCGAGCGCACCAAGGAATATGAGGACCGCTTCCTGTCGCCTTTCGTCGCGGCCGAGCGCGGCTATATCGACGAGGTGATTCAGCCGCACGGCACCCGCCGCCGCCTGTCGCGGGCGCTCGCCATGCTCCGCCACAAGGAACTGGAAAATCCCTGGAAAAAGCACGACAATATTCCATTGTAA
- a CDS encoding putative bifunctional diguanylate cyclase/phosphodiesterase, with protein sequence MLYSILCLNVITIAFVFSSVAPPFLIYVAPSVLLVAGAIRAYSWRSRRNKPVDPDRASAMLQSVHRFAVGFALAYMAWTLALFLYGDTGRQSQLVYTVVITDIICSFTLAHLPRVALALSAITLPAFLLLLAFSGGSDAKVIALNLAMVALFFGYMVAGSARDFERMVEAQLRSVQLADENRLLANRDSLTGLPNRREFFARLESALDAESAGGGLVVGVIDLDGFKPINDLYGHALGDRVLRECAARLELFSGGATTIARLGGDEFALFMRGRSSEDDILQLGAQICAALKAPLKLAEIHAGLSASIGFARYPQDAMDAHRLYERADYALYYGKQHRRGEPILFSPDHESKMLLNARIQQALRSADLEKEISVEFQPLLDVPSERIIAFEALARWTSPELGPVPPDLFIPVAECGETIHLVTRTILRKALAAARDWPEDIGLSFNLSARDLASPVAMTQLAALIERSAFDPGRLEIEVTETALISDFEHAAHAIQRLKALGARISLDDFGAGYSSLAYIHRLPVDRIKIDRSFVQEMHANSAARDIIKSVISLCDNLKLNCATEGVETLEQLDLLRDYGCNVVQGFYFGAPIGQEAVAEMIAANRKADEGQSLRA encoded by the coding sequence TTGCTTTACAGTATACTTTGCCTTAATGTCATAACAATTGCTTTCGTCTTTTCGTCGGTCGCGCCGCCATTCCTGATCTATGTCGCGCCCTCGGTCCTGCTCGTCGCCGGGGCCATCCGCGCCTATTCCTGGCGATCGCGCCGCAACAAGCCGGTCGATCCGGATCGCGCGAGCGCCATGCTGCAATCCGTCCATCGCTTCGCGGTCGGCTTCGCCCTCGCCTATATGGCTTGGACATTGGCTTTATTTCTCTATGGCGACACCGGCCGTCAAAGCCAGCTTGTCTATACGGTGGTCATCACCGACATCATCTGCAGCTTTACCCTGGCGCATCTGCCGCGCGTGGCTCTGGCTTTATCGGCGATCACTTTGCCCGCCTTTTTGCTGCTGCTGGCGTTTTCCGGAGGATCCGATGCGAAGGTGATCGCGCTCAATCTGGCGATGGTCGCGCTGTTTTTCGGTTATATGGTGGCTGGATCAGCGCGGGATTTCGAAAGAATGGTGGAAGCCCAGTTGAGGTCTGTCCAACTTGCCGACGAAAACCGCCTGCTCGCCAATAGGGACAGCCTGACGGGTCTCCCCAATCGGCGGGAATTTTTCGCGAGGCTCGAAAGCGCCCTCGACGCCGAGTCGGCTGGCGGCGGACTTGTCGTCGGCGTCATCGATCTCGATGGCTTCAAGCCGATCAACGACCTGTACGGCCACGCCCTCGGCGACCGCGTGCTCAGGGAATGCGCCGCGCGCCTGGAGCTGTTCTCGGGCGGCGCCACCACCATCGCCCGGCTCGGCGGCGACGAATTCGCGCTCTTCATGCGCGGCCGCTCCAGCGAGGACGACATTCTTCAGCTCGGCGCCCAGATCTGCGCCGCGCTCAAAGCGCCGTTGAAACTCGCGGAGATCCACGCCGGCCTTTCCGCGTCGATCGGCTTCGCGCGCTATCCGCAGGACGCGATGGATGCACACCGGCTTTATGAGCGGGCCGATTACGCGCTTTATTACGGCAAGCAGCACCGGCGCGGCGAGCCGATCCTGTTCTCGCCGGACCACGAAAGCAAAATGCTGCTTAACGCGCGCATCCAGCAGGCCTTGCGTAGCGCCGATCTGGAAAAGGAGATTTCGGTCGAGTTCCAGCCGCTTCTGGATGTCCCGTCCGAGCGCATCATCGCATTCGAGGCGTTGGCGCGGTGGACGAGCCCCGAGCTCGGCCCCGTGCCGCCGGACCTGTTCATACCGGTCGCGGAATGCGGCGAGACCATCCATCTGGTGACGCGCACGATTCTGCGGAAGGCCCTCGCCGCGGCGCGGGACTGGCCCGAAGATATCGGCTTGAGCTTCAATCTTTCGGCGCGCGATCTCGCCTCGCCCGTGGCGATGACCCAGCTCGCCGCCCTGATCGAGCGCAGCGCGTTCGATCCCGGCCGCCTCGAGATCGAAGTCACCGAGACAGCCCTGATTTCCGATTTCGAGCACGCCGCTCATGCGATCCAGCGGCTCAAGGCGCTCGGCGCGCGGATTTCGCTGGACGATTTCGGGGCCGGCTACTCCAGCCTCGCCTATATCCATCGGCTGCCGGTGGACCGAATCAAGATCGATCGCAGCTTCGTCCAGGAAATGCACGCCAACTCCGCCGCGCGCGACATCATCAAATCGGTGATCAGCCTGTGCGACAATCTGAAACTGAATTGCGCGACCGAAGGCGTCGAAACTCTGGAGCAACTCGACCTCCTGCGCGACTATGGCTGCAATGTCGTGCAGGGCTTCTATTTCGGCGCCCCGATCGGCCAGGAGGCGGTGGCGGAAATGATCGCGGCCAACAGGAAGGCGGACGAGGGCCAGAGCTTGCGCGCGTGA
- a CDS encoding DUF1656 domain-containing protein, with the protein MTTEINFFGVYVAPFVGDLAVAFLLFLPLRWLFARAGLFALFWHVALVELCLFVAVLGFTVYLV; encoded by the coding sequence ATGACAACGGAAATCAATTTCTTCGGCGTCTATGTCGCCCCCTTCGTCGGCGATCTTGCCGTCGCCTTCCTGCTTTTCCTGCCCCTGCGCTGGCTATTCGCGCGAGCCGGCCTGTTCGCGCTGTTCTGGCATGTCGCTTTGGTGGAGCTTTGTCTGTTCGTCGCCGTCCTCGGTTTCACGGTCTATCTGGTATGA
- a CDS encoding RidA family protein, with protein MGQTGSDIEQRLRDLGHVLPQPTAPLANYVPTVASGALLFVSGQLPFGADGKLASAYVGRVGGGVSEVDAAGAAALSALNCLAQAKTALGDLGRIQRCIRLGGFINAVESFTGLAGVMNGASDLIGEALGAAGAHARSTIGVAQLPLGACVEVEAIFEIAS; from the coding sequence ATGGGGCAGACGGGAAGCGACATCGAGCAAAGGCTGCGGGATCTGGGCCATGTGCTGCCCCAGCCCACCGCGCCGCTCGCCAATTACGTCCCGACGGTCGCCAGCGGCGCGCTTTTGTTCGTTTCCGGCCAATTGCCCTTCGGCGCCGACGGCAAGCTGGCGTCCGCCTATGTCGGGAGGGTCGGCGGCGGCGTGTCGGAAGTCGACGCGGCAGGGGCGGCGGCGCTTTCCGCGCTGAATTGTCTGGCGCAGGCGAAAACGGCGCTCGGCGACCTCGGCCGGATCCAGCGCTGCATTCGCCTCGGCGGCTTTATCAACGCCGTCGAGTCGTTCACCGGGCTCGCCGGCGTGATGAACGGCGCCTCGGACCTGATCGGCGAGGCGCTCGGCGCCGCCGGCGCCCACGCCCGCTCGACCATCGGCGTAGCCCAATTGCCGCTTGGCGCCTGTGTCGAGGTCGAGGCGATCTTCGAAATCGCGTCATGA
- a CDS encoding FUSC family protein gives MSAATTTAGAGFAAASRAAFEPLAAPTVWVHGARTAVAALLALWVAFKLQLDTPYSAMTTVLIVSNPVQGMILAKSLYRLGGTLIGGAAGVILMALFAQAPVLFLLGFALWLALCTAASTLLRGFRSYGAVLAGYTVALIAMPAVDRPESIFTLAMARVAVVSLGIASSALVGALLSGHGAARGLDRMLRAMLADLFAHARIALRPGQGLALKPQRRALALRVGAFEASIPFAAAESPKQGARLAALRDAGAAFYGALTAAPALSEALDAAEAPEPFLAENLRDTEDALDAAGAALAARDDSAFAEATRRLGLSRARLESIFAAGGERLSPRSVVAIDRLADLLGELERAALGLSSAAAPARVLRNATHLDWRWAWLNAARAGAAVLIAGALWFGFGWSRFGAIMMASVAPNVALMSLRERPTADAMDMVWGVILATALGLFYLLWVLPQITGFPLLVLWLAPPLIASAAAMTAPRLMFVGIGFGVFFITLVAPSNPMVFEPEIFMNNALATIAGAALTSLVYRIILPVDARALRQHLLAEIRRDLADLLRRRKAVSAPEWEARMHDRMRLLIARLRAANVASDSALRSGFAALRLGRDVLRLRTLLAGDPASDRIARDALAGLAGAGRAAALAETGARLRARAAEVEPERAAPILRAASILPAIDALVAGRRRFFQQALQ, from the coding sequence ATGAGCGCGGCGACGACGACGGCCGGCGCCGGATTCGCGGCCGCTTCGCGCGCCGCCTTCGAGCCGCTGGCCGCCCCCACTGTCTGGGTCCATGGCGCGCGCACGGCGGTCGCGGCGCTGCTCGCGCTGTGGGTCGCGTTCAAGCTCCAGCTCGACACGCCCTATTCGGCGATGACGACGGTCCTGATCGTGTCCAATCCCGTCCAGGGCATGATTCTCGCCAAGAGCCTCTACCGGCTCGGCGGCACCCTGATCGGCGGCGCGGCCGGCGTGATCCTGATGGCGCTGTTCGCCCAGGCCCCCGTGCTGTTCCTGCTCGGCTTCGCCTTGTGGCTGGCGCTATGCACGGCGGCCTCGACGCTTTTGCGCGGCTTCCGCTCCTATGGCGCGGTGCTCGCCGGCTATACCGTCGCGCTCATCGCCATGCCGGCGGTCGATCGGCCGGAATCGATCTTCACTCTCGCCATGGCGCGCGTCGCCGTGGTTTCGCTCGGAATCGCCAGTTCGGCGCTGGTCGGGGCGCTGCTGAGCGGCCATGGCGCCGCGCGCGGGCTCGACAGGATGCTGCGCGCGATGCTGGCCGACCTGTTCGCCCATGCGCGGATCGCGCTGCGGCCGGGGCAGGGGCTTGCGTTGAAACCGCAGCGGCGGGCGCTGGCCCTTCGCGTCGGCGCGTTCGAGGCCTCGATCCCCTTCGCCGCCGCCGAAAGCCCGAAACAGGGCGCGCGACTCGCCGCCTTGCGCGACGCCGGCGCCGCCTTTTACGGCGCGCTGACGGCGGCGCCGGCTCTGTCGGAAGCGCTCGACGCCGCGGAGGCGCCCGAGCCCTTTCTCGCGGAAAATCTGCGCGACACGGAGGACGCGCTCGACGCGGCGGGCGCCGCCCTGGCCGCGCGCGACGATTCCGCCTTCGCCGAGGCGACGCGCCGGCTCGGCCTGTCGCGGGCGCGGCTCGAATCCATTTTCGCGGCGGGAGGGGAGAGACTGTCGCCGCGATCCGTCGTCGCGATCGACCGCCTCGCCGACCTGCTGGGAGAACTGGAGCGCGCCGCGCTCGGGCTGTCCAGCGCAGCCGCGCCCGCGCGCGTTCTGCGCAACGCCACCCATCTCGACTGGCGCTGGGCCTGGCTCAACGCGGCGCGCGCCGGCGCTGCTGTCCTCATCGCCGGCGCGTTGTGGTTCGGCTTCGGCTGGTCGCGGTTCGGGGCGATCATGATGGCGTCGGTCGCGCCCAATGTCGCCCTGATGTCGCTGCGCGAAAGGCCGACGGCCGACGCCATGGACATGGTGTGGGGCGTGATCTTGGCGACGGCGCTGGGCCTGTTCTACCTGCTCTGGGTTCTGCCCCAGATCACCGGCTTCCCGTTGCTCGTCCTGTGGCTCGCGCCGCCGCTGATCGCCAGCGCCGCCGCCATGACCGCGCCGCGCCTGATGTTTGTCGGCATCGGTTTCGGCGTGTTCTTCATCACTCTCGTCGCGCCATCGAATCCCATGGTCTTCGAGCCCGAGATATTCATGAACAACGCGCTCGCCACCATCGCCGGCGCGGCGCTCACCTCGCTCGTCTATCGCATCATTCTGCCGGTGGACGCGCGGGCGTTGCGGCAGCATCTGCTCGCAGAAATCCGGCGCGACCTCGCCGATCTGCTGCGTCGGCGCAAGGCGGTCTCCGCGCCGGAATGGGAAGCGCGGATGCACGACCGGATGCGGCTGCTGATCGCGCGGCTGCGCGCCGCCAATGTCGCGAGCGACTCCGCGCTGCGCAGCGGCTTCGCCGCGCTGCGCCTCGGCCGCGACGTGCTGCGCCTGAGAACCCTGCTGGCGGGCGATCCCGCATCGGACCGGATCGCCCGCGACGCGCTTGCCGGCCTCGCCGGCGCCGGCCGCGCCGCCGCCCTCGCCGAGACCGGCGCCCGGCTGCGCGCCCGCGCGGCGGAGGTCGAACCGGAGCGCGCAGCGCCGATCCTGCGCGCGGCCAGCATCCTTCCCGCCATCGACGCGCTGGTCGCGGGGCGTCGCCGCTTCTTCCAGCAGGCGCTGCAATGA
- a CDS encoding efflux RND transporter periplasmic adaptor subunit: protein MKRKFRRLLGIALTLCAAAGGLLLATALWRHYMIAPWTRDARVRVETVTVAPEVAGNVRKLLVSDNQPVKKGDILFVIDPRSYQIAVAQAEAALDGQEQSTRLAQLKSQRRAKLTDLAISKEEKEQYEVGAKVADAAVDQARAQLDMAKLNLERSIVRSPVNGYVTNLRLREGDFVAAGQSSLTIVDRDSFWLAGYFEETQLASIHPGEEARYVLMGYPDHVLTGRVASVSRGVADQDAGGAGTGLASVNPVFTWVRLAQRVPVRIVLDPVPSDVTPVAGLTATVEIGRPNTFRDDLAWAWAFWRRGWRY from the coding sequence ATGAAACGCAAATTTCGCCGCCTGTTGGGAATCGCGCTGACCCTGTGCGCCGCCGCCGGCGGCCTGCTCCTCGCCACAGCTCTATGGCGCCATTACATGATCGCGCCCTGGACCCGCGACGCGCGGGTGCGGGTCGAAACGGTGACAGTTGCGCCGGAGGTCGCCGGCAATGTCAGAAAATTGCTGGTCTCCGACAACCAGCCGGTGAAAAAGGGCGACATTCTCTTCGTCATCGATCCGCGCTCCTACCAGATCGCGGTCGCGCAGGCCGAGGCCGCGCTCGACGGGCAGGAGCAATCGACCCGGCTGGCGCAGCTCAAATCGCAGCGCCGCGCCAAGCTGACCGACCTCGCGATCTCCAAGGAAGAAAAAGAGCAATATGAAGTCGGCGCCAAGGTGGCCGACGCCGCGGTCGATCAGGCGCGCGCCCAGCTCGACATGGCGAAGCTCAACCTCGAACGGTCGATCGTGCGTTCGCCGGTCAACGGCTATGTCACCAACTTGCGCCTGCGCGAGGGCGATTTCGTCGCCGCCGGCCAGTCCAGCCTGACCATAGTGGACCGGGATTCGTTCTGGCTCGCCGGCTATTTCGAGGAGACGCAGCTTGCCTCCATTCATCCAGGCGAAGAGGCGCGCTATGTCCTGATGGGTTATCCCGACCATGTCCTGACCGGGCGGGTGGCAAGCGTCAGCCGTGGCGTCGCCGATCAGGACGCCGGCGGCGCGGGGACGGGGCTCGCTTCGGTCAATCCGGTCTTCACCTGGGTGCGCCTCGCCCAGCGCGTGCCCGTGCGCATCGTGCTCGATCCGGTTCCGTCCGACGTGACCCCGGTCGCCGGCTTGACGGCGACGGTGGAGATCGGCCGCCCCAATACCTTCCGCGACGATCTCGCCTGGGCCTGGGCGTTCTGGCGGCGCGGCTGGCGTTATTGA
- a CDS encoding cell envelope integrity EipB family protein, with protein MRPVLAAFALALSCAAAPAIAQIKPPSDHAAGLVSHRAIYDLRLADGSGSKAPASATGRIAYDFAADCGGYAQTLRQVVDMQPNEGDERITETRSTTFEDADGADFRFSTARPASQGGDVDGSAQRDADGISIALSRPEPFRLSTQSDVLFPTQHIERIIEAARRGDKVMLARVYDGSDNGRHIYNVTTIIGKPARGPDADQGAQGPAFRNVARWPVAVAYFPADRRDGLPDYVLSFDLYENGVSTNLRLDYGDFVLRGELTRIEFPPAARCGR; from the coding sequence ATGCGTCCTGTCCTTGCAGCTTTCGCCCTGGCCCTGTCCTGCGCCGCGGCTCCCGCCATCGCGCAGATCAAGCCTCCTTCCGACCATGCGGCAGGCCTGGTCAGCCATCGCGCGATTTACGATCTCCGGCTTGCGGACGGAAGCGGCTCGAAGGCGCCCGCCAGCGCCACGGGCCGAATCGCCTATGATTTCGCCGCGGATTGCGGAGGCTACGCCCAGACGCTGCGACAAGTGGTGGATATGCAGCCGAACGAGGGCGATGAGCGGATCACCGAGACCCGCTCCACCACTTTCGAGGACGCCGACGGCGCGGATTTCAGGTTCAGCACGGCGCGGCCCGCGAGCCAAGGCGGGGACGTGGACGGTAGCGCCCAACGCGACGCCGATGGAATTTCCATCGCCCTGAGCCGGCCGGAGCCTTTCCGGCTCTCCACCCAGTCGGACGTGCTTTTCCCGACCCAGCACATCGAGCGAATCATCGAGGCGGCCCGGCGCGGCGACAAGGTCATGCTCGCCAGGGTCTATGACGGCTCCGACAACGGCCGCCACATTTACAATGTCACCACGATCATCGGCAAACCGGCGCGCGGGCCGGACGCCGACCAGGGCGCCCAGGGCCCCGCCTTCCGCAACGTCGCGCGCTGGCCGGTGGCGGTCGCCTATTTCCCTGCGGATCGGCGCGACGGCCTGCCGGATTACGTATTGTCGTTCGACCTTTATGAGAACGGCGTCTCGACCAACCTCAGGCTCGATTACGGCGACTTTGTCCTGAGGGGCGAACTGACCCGAATCGAGTTTCCACCCGCGGCCAGGTGCGGGCGCTGA
- a CDS encoding MarR family winged helix-turn-helix transcriptional regulator — MIYERFFASALLLPRRWRAAMDAEVSRYRLTSATCRPLFYLGRLGEGVRPKDLAEILEIERPSLAQLLDRLEEGGMVQRREDPHDRRGKTLHLTAEGRKIFELTKDLVDRMAARLFEGVAEADIEVCERVFARIFANVARVEEELAAPAKARK; from the coding sequence ATGATCTACGAACGATTCTTCGCCTCCGCTCTGCTGCTGCCTCGCCGCTGGCGCGCCGCCATGGACGCCGAGGTTTCGCGCTACCGCCTGACCAGCGCCACCTGCCGGCCCCTTTTCTATCTTGGCCGGCTCGGCGAGGGCGTCCGGCCGAAGGACCTCGCCGAAATCCTCGAAATCGAGCGGCCCTCGCTGGCGCAATTGCTCGACCGGCTGGAGGAGGGTGGGATGGTCCAGCGGCGCGAGGACCCGCACGACCGGCGCGGCAAGACGCTGCATCTCACAGCGGAGGGCCGTAAGATTTTCGAGCTGACCAAGGACCTCGTCGATCGGATGGCGGCTCGCCTGTTCGAGGGCGTCGCCGAAGCCGACATCGAGGTCTGCGAGCGGGTTTTCGCGCGGATTTTCGCCAATGTCGCGCGGGTGGAGGAAGAACTGGCGGCGCCGGCGAAGGCCCGGAAATGA